In Salvelinus alpinus chromosome 19, SLU_Salpinus.1, whole genome shotgun sequence, the genomic stretch tatgtgtctgtctgtctgtctgtgtgcgtgtgtgtgcatgaggcCCAATAGGCACACGTTAAAAGTTCAGAGATGCACCTTTAGGCAAGGCAGCCAGTGTGTTAGCGTACAGTCACAGTTTGGCATCCCCAGACTTCCTCTGCCTACATAAATAGCCTTCACCTTTGCATCTCCACTTCAAATCGGATGATGTCGCTGACTCTTATCTGGGCAGCGAGTTTCCATTTTTTGGTACTTCCTCAAAACGGTTGCTTCTTGTCTGCCTCAACTCACTGCTCTATTCTGCAGCGCGAGGTGGTAGCGGGCGAAGAGGAAAGGTTTGACTGTCAGTGTCGGGACGATCGTGTCTTGATGCCTTGGACTCACAGAGCTGCTGCACGTCTGTAGTCAGATGCTCGCTACTGTATTTGCCTATCTGTAGCCAAGTTGTTAAGATCCGTACCCAATCCATGATATAATCCAAGTGTCTTCAGTTCAGATCAACCTACTGTAAACCAGTCACTAGCAGCTGTAGAGAACCTCTAGCATCCATATCGCTTGCCAATTGCCTGCCTTAAGTAATAAAGCCCATCTCCTGGGCTATTGCCAGTCTCCAGTCATATTTACAGCCTGAGCTGTTGTCCTAAAATGGCTGCCTGAAATCCCCTCCTCACCGTACACTCAGCCTCTGGGCCGGGAGCTATGAATCAGATGGGCTGTACAGTAACAGCCTTACCTTGACTTGACCCGACATACATTGATAGCTGTCACGTTCACGTTTTTTAGCCTGGGATGTTTTGGACAGTCTCGGTTTTTCTACACGTAATTCTCCGATATTTTCTAGTCTTTTCCGGCTGTTTTGATTCGCTATTCATGTCTCTCCACGTGGGCTCACTCCCCGGCACAATAGTCCAGCgatgaggatgagagagaggcaaGCAGAGCTGATGAGGCAGCTGGATGGAGTGGCTCTAGGAGAGGCTCCCATACAAAACGCACAGGTGCATCCATACACGTGCTCTGTGCACACGTACGCTGTCATGCACAGGCACACCTCAATGGACACATGCGTTCATCGTTGACATGTACAGTAATAGACACATTCAAagtcacacgcacacagacaagtGCTATTTGATACTCACATAAACTCTGACACTATAGTAACACAATTTTGCACATAGGGATCCAAGCATGCAGACACGCACGTGCGCGCAcgtgcgcgcacgcacgcacgcacgcacgcacgcacacacgcacacacacacacacacacacacacacacacacacacacacacacacacacacacacacacacacacacacacacacacacactgtttttctagttgttgttttttgtcacagCCTCATTTTCTTTCACCGCTAGCGGTCGTTTACTCTTCAGTTTGTTCAAATTGAGCTTTCGAGACTTTTCATTTCCAAACAACAAAAACCTCGCTCTCAAATTAAACAAAGATCAGCGGGGGAAATTGCCCAGGAAGACATCTGCGACTCATTTTCCCCTGGAGTATATGATTAGGAAATTCATTTATGTCTAACGTATAATTCCTGCCCCTCTTTCAAGTGGGAAACGTCCATACTGCGCTCTCTGTTCTACCCCTCGGAATTGGGGGGGAAAGCAGGCTGCGGGATTGGGTTAGAAACAAAGCATATACACTGCTCACTCTCTCTCGTTTTTAATGGGATGTTGCTGGGAGGGTGCCCCACTGGTTTGTGTGTGGCGTGGGTGCTaaactcagtcctccagtcaGTCTGTCGGAGGAGGAATGTGGATTGGGTGTCTACCCCGAAGCAGGGTCTTTGTCTAGAAGAGGCAACACATGTGTTTAGCGCTGATGGCCAAATGATGGGTCCTGTCCCTTTGTGGTCTCCTAGGCCATAATTTGATGTTTTTAACACGACTCACTGGCTAGATGCAGGGTAAATGACAGTGACAGAGGTAAAATGGACATTTCTCTAAGAAAGGAAAGAATATGTACTCACAAACCAGCCAAATcaggtggagatgggagaattgtGTGGGATCAACTTGGTGgaagtgacctctctctctggctctaggACAGTAGCATATCCACTCCTCCACTAGTTGAATAATTTGAATATTTGAAGTAATGGTTTCCGCAGTACagcatcaaatcaaactttgcttgtcacatgcgccgaatacaacaagtgtagaccttaccgtgaaatgcttacttacaagcccttaactcttcttgaactgcactgttagttaagaaaatatttaccaaataaactaaagtaaaaaataataaaaagtaacacaataacataacaataacgaggctttatacagggggtgctggtaccaagtcagtgtgcgggggtacaggttagagataatttgtacatgtaggtagggatgaagtgactatgcatagataataaacaatgactagcagcagtgtacaaaacaaatggagggggggggggggggggtcaatataatagtccggtggccattttattaataattcagcagtcttatggcttgggggtagacgctgttaaggaaccttttggtcctagacttggaggTCTGGTACTGCTTGAAGTGCGGTAGCAAGGAAAACAGTCTATGATTTAGGTGACTGGAAGCTCTCTCAAATTTATGGGCttccctctgacaccgcctattatataggtcctggattgcaggaagcttggccccagtggtgtactgggccgtacgcactaccctctgtagcacctctGTAgcgtggtgatgcaaccggtcaggatgctctcgatggtgcagctgtagaactttttgaggatctggggacccatgccaaatctcttcagtctcctgatggggaaaaggttttgttgtgccctcttcacgactgtcttggtgtatttggaccatcgttggtgatgtggacaccaaggaacttgaaactctcgacccgctccactacagccccgttgatgttaatgggggcctgttcggccttttcctgtagtccgcgatcagctcctttgtcttgctcacattgagggagaggttgtttgcctggcatcacactgccagttctcttacctcctccctataggctgtctcatcgttgtcagtgatcaggcctatgactgttgtgttgtcagcaaacttaatgatggtgttggagtcgtgtttggccacgcagttatgggtgaacagggagtacaggaggggactaagtacacaccgccgaggggccccggtgttgaggatcagcgtggcagatgtgttgttgactacccttaccacctgggggcggcctgtcaggaagtccaggatccggttgcagagggaggtgtttagtcccagggtcatgggcactatggtgttgaacgctgagctctcgtcaatgaacagcattttcacataggtgtttattttgtccaggtgggaaagggcagtgtagagtgcgattgagattgcgtcatctgtggatctgttgggacggtatgcgaatttaggcaggttacctttgcttccttaggccagggacaatggtggtctgcttgaaacatgtagatattacagactcagtgagggagaggtttaaaatgtcagtgaagacacttgccagttggtccgcgcatgctttgagtacacgtcctggtaatccatctggccccacggccttgtgaatgttgacctgtttaaaggtcttgctcacattcgCTACCGAGaccgttatcacacagtcatccagaacagctggtgctctcgtgaaTGCTTCAGCGtagcttgcctcgaagcgagcataaaaggcctttagctcgtctggtaggctcgcatcactgggcagcttgcgtctgggctactctttgtagtctgtaatagttttcaagccctgtcacatccgacgagcatcagagccggtgtagtaggattcaatcttaatcctgtattgacgcttgcttgtttgatggttcgtctgagtgcatagcgggatttcttataggcgtctggattagtgtccagTGTGGATTAGTGAATGCGggagctctagcctttagcttgatgcggatgttgcctgtgatccatggcttctggttgggatatgtacgtagggtcactgtggggacgacgtcgtcgatgcacttattgatgatgtcgatgactgaggtggtatacttctcagtgccattggatgaatcccagaacatattccagtctgtgctagcaaaacagtcctgaccacttcatctgaccacttccttattgagcgagtcactggtacttcctgctttagtttttgcttgtaatcaggaatcaggaggatagaattatggtcagatttaccaaatggagagcgggggagagctttgtatgcaatactgtgtgtggagtaaaggtggtctagagtttttttcctctggttgcacatgtgacatgctggtaaaaatttggaaaactgatttaagtttgtctGTATttaagtccccagccactagaagcgctgcttctgggtgagcattgtcttgtttgcttatggccttatagagttggttaagtgcggtcttagtgccagcatcggtttgtggtggtaagtaGACGGCTgcaaataatatagatgagaactctcttggtagatactgtggtctacagcttatcataagggaCAATActtcgagacttctttaatattagacatcgctcaccagttgttgttgacaaaaagacacacagccctaccccttgtcttaccagacgtatcttctctgttctgccggtgcattgaAAATGCCTCCAGCTCtgtgttatccatgtcgtcgttcagccacgactcggtgaaacataagatattacagttcttaatgtcccgttggtaggataatcgtaggtcatcgattttattttccaatgattacatgttagcaagtagaattgatggcagtgggagtttactcgctcgcctacggattctcaaaaGGCAGCCCAATCTGCGTtctcttttcctctgtcttttcttcacgcatgtgacggggatctgggcctcgttaactcgttaaaggaaaaatcttcttccagttcgtggtgaataatcccagttctgatgtccagaagttattttcggtcataagagacagtagcagcaacattatgtacaaaatatgtttgaaaataagttacaaacaacgcaaaaaaattcactgaatagcacaattggttacgggcatgtaaaatgtcagccatcctcttcggtGCCGTCTTTAGCAGCGCTGAATACGCCGAACATGCTTTAACATGCTACTGTTGTCTGAAGACAATCAGACAGTAATGACGGTCTTTTGAACAGTAAAATTgatggctcgctctctctctcgtctccctctcttctcattAGGCAACGGCTACGGGAACCACCACCGTAACTCGCCCGGTCTGCTGGCCTCTCCGGGTAGCATGAACAAGAGCATGCAGGCCAAGTCTCCCCCACCCATGAACCTGGGCATGAACAACCGCAAGCCAGACCTGCGCGTGCTCATCCCCCCTGGAGCCAAGAACAACATGCCCTCCATGGTGAGTTGCTCATTCACTTTACCCCCAGGCCCAGTTCCAGTCCTGATCCCATCCCCCCTCACCCCTGTTTGTCCTTTTTTACATATGTCCCTTCAGTTGATTTTCTTTCTATGTGTTCTATTATCTTCTTGAGTGTTTGTTTTAAGTGGCTGAAGCTGTCCGATATATGTGCTGTCATAAGTTATGATTTTAATAAGATAGATAGCCTGTTAGTGGAGTACAGTAGTAATAATACATTTCCTTTTTTAAATGAGCTTCTGTTTAGTAGCCTCACTACTAGCAGTTCCATCCTTAGAACCACACCCACCTGCTACCTCCATCCAATGAAACTAATTTGAATGTATCGCCCTCCCCTCTAATGCCGTCAGTCTGAGGATGTCAATCTGCTATTGGTAAGTTGGCACGTCACTCAAACTAGCAACCAAAAATAATAACAATCTCCAAACACAGATGTCATCCACCATCCTCAGTTGGAtagaagggagactagtcattatGCTTTAACAATAGAAGTACATCAACCCTAACTGAACCAGTGCCTTATAATTCTATGGGTGTAATTGTGTTGCTGCTCAAAGGTCAGTGATTACTTTTTACgatgttaaggttaggattgaagTAAAGAGTAAGATGATCCTCGTTGTCCACAAAGGGGCAACTTCCATGATCTGCGGCATGCGTTGTACATGTTGAGATGAAGGGGGGGCGTTTAGCCAGGACCTAGGGTGACACCTAGTGGTATGTCTGAGTCATTGCATCCTATCATCtttcctctctcatccccctcattTCAACCCCCTCCCTCATTCTTTCTTTCTATGTCTGCTTGAGGGGCGTTGCATGGCACCTTAGCATACATGCTTCCCCTCTCTCAGAACCAGGAAATGAAAGGCAACAAAAGGAACCCTTTTATATGGCATTAAACCGCCATAATTTCTGCACCACCCTGCCACAATAAAGTGCCTCTCCCAGCCGTCTTTCTGTTGCCGTGGAGACCAGCAGGGTTACTATAGAGACAGCGGAACCTCAGAAGGGGTGGTAAATGATAGGGTTGGCAGGGTTCAGCAGTGCCGCGTGTCAAGTGATTAATTTCCAAGAAGCTGGCATCTTGTTCATTCTTCTAGCATCTGCGGAGCAAAAAAAACAAAACCACTAAGTCTATTtttattctcttttttttctttggtGCTGACTTTATTTGTGATGGCACTCATGCTTttccgtctctctctttttctcttccccTCATAGAACCAGAGAATAAACAACTCCCAGTCAGCACAGTCATTGGCCACCCCTGTGGTTTCAGTAGCAACGCCCACCCTACCAGGACAAGGCATGGGCGGTTACCCATCAGCCATCTCCACTTCATACGGTACTGGTAAGTACCACTGCTTtaacacatgttcgacagaaacacacatacacatgcacatacatacaaacacagtCTTTGTCACATATACACTctacatcagtgtgtgtgtccttgttacTACGTTCAGGGTATCAATGAGTCTGGAAAGTGAACTATACATGGCACACACTCGCCgcgctatatatatttttatttgaggATTTATTTGATTCTTATTGATTTGATAAGATCTATATCTCATACATACAGATTTGCCTGACTTCACGGACATGATAGTTAATGCAAGCATGCTCATTATCAAATAAATATAACATTTTAATGCAAAATCAGGTAACAATAAGTTGTCCGGCCCTGAAACATGGCTTCATCGTAATGTGATGTTAAAAACATTTAATTTCAAAAACCTAACAGCAGGTGGTGCTGTTCATACACATATATCCCTCAATGCAACACTCCCACAGCCACTTTGTGACTCATTGGCACCTGTGTTGGCCCAGCTGGAAAAAAATGTATAAGGAGAAAGAAATTGACTGTTATACTATTCATTTCAGTAGCCATAATTCAAAACGAATGTACTTTACAAACCTGTTTGAACTGGCCTGAACTGGTTTTGACTGGttgccttctctctctgtgtatgtctgtgtagaATACTCGCTGAGCAGTGCAGACCTATCCTCCCTGTCCGGCTTTAACAGTGGTAGCTCCCTCCACCTGGGCTCCATGAGCGGTTGGCAACAGCAACACCTCCAGAACATGCAGCATTCGGCCCTCAGTCAGCTAGGGTGAGTATATGGAAATACAAACAAGCAGTAGACAAATCAAAGAGAAGAGGGACGGATATTGAAATGAAGCTTGTTGGCAAAACTATAGTGAAAATACTGATACATATTGATATTTTTTGACTAGATATGATATATGAATGGGAAGATTTGGAGTAaacgtgtgtgcctgtgtgtaacTGCGGGTGCATGATCATGTTTCTTTACCCCTTGTGTTTCCTTTCCTTCCTACAGAAATTGCAATAGCAATCACTTATGTCAGAGTTCAAATCTCTCCATGCCTTCTGCTCAAAGCCTGCACATCAAGTCCGAACCTGTTTCTCCTCCTAGAGATCGCACCAGTAGCACACCGTTGTGCTACGGCATCCATCAGCAACATAACCCGTCGTCCCGCCAGGACTCGGGCCACTCCCCTGTCGACAGCCTGAGCAGCTGCAGCAGCTCCCATGAGGGCAGCGACCGGGACGAGCACAGGAACGAGTTCCACTCTCCACTGGGACTGTCTCGGCCCGCCATGGACGAGCGCGAGAGTCCCTCGGTCAAACGTGTGCGCCTGTCCGAAGGGTGGGCCACATGATAGCCCAGCTTTGGCCGTTGCCCAAGCCCTGCGACGTAATGATGCCTCGACACCATCGCCCTCTGTATCACCACGCGACACGTCACTCACCTCCAGACcccatgctctctctctttttctctctctctctctgtttcattgGAGGAAGGGGGGGACGCTTTTCTAAATTGAACTGTAATGTTTTCTTTTTGCGGAGTATGTGTGCTATACATATTGAAGTTCTATAAAGCAGTGGGGATGGGACTGGTGATCcaagaaaaaaaattgtgttgGTTGGGGTTAGGGATATTTTTGGTGGGGAGCTATGCATTATTTGTGCCGTGTGAGAAAGAAATGATGCATATATATttacacgtgtgtgtatgtgtacaaataaacaacaaaaaagtcAGGTACTCTGTTTTGTAAAAGTACTTACAACTTGCCTCCGTGATAATCAGTGACTAGAGGAAAATTGAGAGCATATGTTGCTGAGCGAACAGCCTAGCACTTGAGTTGGTCAACATTGGTCAAGTTGGTCAACATGTGTACAGAGTCAATTGCATTGCTATCTTTCTCCGTAGTTCTCCCTTGCAAAATGTATGTTACGATAGATGATGTCATGTTGCAGGTTCAACGTATTTATGTAAATAGAGGGGGCAGGGGCAAAGGGGAGGGGTCAAACGTGGCTATACATTACAGATGATTCATATACAAAATGAAAGCTAATATGCAACATTTGAAGGATTGTACAGGTATACCCCGCAGGCCCATTGGTAGATGTGAGGAACCAAGATGAGAGAACCCATGCTAAACATAAAGCTCCTCATCAAACACGGAGCACATTGATAGGACCATCCTTTTACCCAAGAGCCATGTTAGTTGAATCAAGAAACCCTCGGTCTTGTATGAAatattcagtaaaaaaaaaaactgttgtaCGATAGACTTGC encodes the following:
- the LOC139545742 gene encoding myocyte-specific enhancer factor 2C-like isoform X1, giving the protein MGRKKIQITRIMDERNRQVTFTKRKFGLMKKAYELSVLCDCEIALIIFNSTNKLFQYASTDMDKVLLKYTEYNEPHESRTNSDIVETLRKKGLNGCDSPDPDADDSVGHSPESEDKYRKINEDIDLMISRQRLCQGVPPSNYEMPVSIPVSNQNSLIYSHPGGSLGNHNLLPLAQHMQRTSMSPGVTHRPASAGGLMGADLTTGAVTSAGNGYGNHHRNSPGLLASPGSMNKSMQAKSPPPMNLGMNNRKPDLRVLIPPGAKNNMPSMSEDVNLLLNQRINNSQSAQSLATPVVSVATPTLPGQGMGGYPSAISTSYGTEYSLSSADLSSLSGFNSGSSLHLGSMSGWQQQHLQNMQHSALSQLGNCNSNHLCQSSNLSMPSAQSLHIKSEPVSPPRDRTSSTPLCYGIHQQHNPSSRQDSGHSPVDSLSSCSSSHEGSDRDEHRNEFHSPLGLSRPAMDERESPSVKRVRLSEGWAT
- the LOC139545742 gene encoding myocyte-specific enhancer factor 2C-like isoform X12, producing the protein MGRKKIQITRIMDERNRQVTFTKRKFGLMKKAYELSVLCDCEIALIIFNSTNKLFQYASTDMDKVLLKYTEYNEPHESRTNSDIVEALSKKENKGGESPELESALTLTPRTEEKYKQINEEFDHMIKTYKIPQGVPPSNYEMPVSIPVSNQNSLIYSHPGGSLGNHNLLPLAQHMQRTSMSPGVTHRPASAGGLMGADLTTGAVTSAGNGYGNHHRNSPGLLASPGSMNKSMQAKSPPPMNLGMNNRKPDLRVLIPPGAKNNMPSMNQRINNSQSAQSLATPVVSVATPTLPGQGMGGYPSAISTSYGTEYSLSSADLSSLSGFNSGSSLHLGSMSGWQQQHLQNMQHSALSQLGNCNSNHLCQSSNLSMPSAQSLHIKSEPVSPPRDRTSSTPLCYGIHQQHNPSSRQDSGHSPVDSLSSCSSSHEGSDRDEHRNEFHSPLGLSRPAMDERESPSVKRVRLSEGWAT
- the LOC139545742 gene encoding myocyte-specific enhancer factor 2C-like isoform X2 — translated: MGRKKIQITRIMDERNRQVTFTKRKFGLMKKAYELSVLCDCEIALIIFNSTNKLFQYASTDMDKVLLKYTEYNEPHESRTNSDIVETLRKKGLNGCDSPDPDADDSVGHSPESEDKYRKINEDIDLMISRQRLCGVPPSNYEMPVSIPVSNQNSLIYSHPGGSLGNHNLLPLAQHMQRTSMSPGVTHRPASAGGLMGADLTTGAVTSAGNGYGNHHRNSPGLLASPGSMNKSMQAKSPPPMNLGMNNRKPDLRVLIPPGAKNNMPSMSEDVNLLLNQRINNSQSAQSLATPVVSVATPTLPGQGMGGYPSAISTSYGTEYSLSSADLSSLSGFNSGSSLHLGSMSGWQQQHLQNMQHSALSQLGNCNSNHLCQSSNLSMPSAQSLHIKSEPVSPPRDRTSSTPLCYGIHQQHNPSSRQDSGHSPVDSLSSCSSSHEGSDRDEHRNEFHSPLGLSRPAMDERESPSVKRVRLSEGWAT
- the LOC139545742 gene encoding myocyte-specific enhancer factor 2C-like isoform X7, translated to MGRKKIQITRIMDERNRQVTFTKRKFGLMKKAYELSVLCDCEIALIIFNSTNKLFQYASTDMDKVLLKYTEYNEPHESRTNSDIVETLRKKGLNGCDSPDPDADDSVGHSPESEDKYRKINEDIDLMISRQRLCQGVPPSNYEMPVSIPVSNQNSLIYSHPGGSLGNHNLLPLAQHMQRTSMSPGVTHRPASAGNGYGNHHRNSPGLLASPGSMNKSMQAKSPPPMNLGMNNRKPDLRVLIPPGAKNNMPSMSEDVNLLLNQRINNSQSAQSLATPVVSVATPTLPGQGMGGYPSAISTSYGTEYSLSSADLSSLSGFNSGSSLHLGSMSGWQQQHLQNMQHSALSQLGNCNSNHLCQSSNLSMPSAQSLHIKSEPVSPPRDRTSSTPLCYGIHQQHNPSSRQDSGHSPVDSLSSCSSSHEGSDRDEHRNEFHSPLGLSRPAMDERESPSVKRVRLSEGWAT
- the LOC139545742 gene encoding myocyte-specific enhancer factor 2C-like isoform X8, producing the protein MGRKKIQITRIMDERNRQVTFTKRKFGLMKKAYELSVLCDCEIALIIFNSTNKLFQYASTDMDKVLLKYTEYNEPHESRTNSDIVEQGVPPSNYEMPVSIPVSNQNSLIYSHPGGSLGNHNLLPLAQHMQRTSMSPGVTHRPASAGGLMGADLTTGAVTSAGNGYGNHHRNSPGLLASPGSMNKSMQAKSPPPMNLGMNNRKPDLRVLIPPGAKNNMPSMSEDVNLLLNQRINNSQSAQSLATPVVSVATPTLPGQGMGGYPSAISTSYGTEYSLSSADLSSLSGFNSGSSLHLGSMSGWQQQHLQNMQHSALSQLGNCNSNHLCQSSNLSMPSAQSLHIKSEPVSPPRDRTSSTPLCYGIHQQHNPSSRQDSGHSPVDSLSSCSSSHEGSDRDEHRNEFHSPLGLSRPAMDERESPSVKRVRLSEGWAT
- the LOC139545742 gene encoding myocyte-specific enhancer factor 2C-like isoform X3 translates to MGRKKIQITRIMDERNRQVTFTKRKFGLMKKAYELSVLCDCEIALIIFNSTNKLFQYASTDMDKVLLKYTEYNEPHESRTNSDIVEALSKKENKGGESPELESALTLTPRTEEKYKQINEEFDHMIKTYKIPQGVPPSNYEMPVSIPVSNQNSLIYSHPGGSLGNHNLLPLAQHMQRTSMSPGVTHRPASAGGLMGADLTTGAVTSAGNGYGNHHRNSPGLLASPGSMNKSMQAKSPPPMNLGMNNRKPDLRVLIPPGAKNNMPSMSEDVNLLLNQRINNSQSAQSLATPVVSVATPTLPGQGMGGYPSAISTSYGTEYSLSSADLSSLSGFNSGSSLHLGSMSGWQQQHLQNMQHSALSQLGNCNSNHLCQSSNLSMPSAQSLHIKSEPVSPPRDRTSSTPLCYGIHQQHNPSSRQDSGHSPVDSLSSCSSSHEGSDRDEHRNEFHSPLGLSRPAMDERESPSVKRVRLSEGWAT
- the LOC139545742 gene encoding myocyte-specific enhancer factor 2C-like isoform X4, producing the protein MGRKKIQITRIMDERNRQVTFTKRKFGLMKKAYELSVLCDCEIALIIFNSTNKLFQYASTDMDKVLLKYTEYNEPHESRTNSDIVEALSKKENKGGESPELESALTLTPRTEEKYKQINEEFDHMIKTYKIPGVPPSNYEMPVSIPVSNQNSLIYSHPGGSLGNHNLLPLAQHMQRTSMSPGVTHRPASAGGLMGADLTTGAVTSAGNGYGNHHRNSPGLLASPGSMNKSMQAKSPPPMNLGMNNRKPDLRVLIPPGAKNNMPSMSEDVNLLLNQRINNSQSAQSLATPVVSVATPTLPGQGMGGYPSAISTSYGTEYSLSSADLSSLSGFNSGSSLHLGSMSGWQQQHLQNMQHSALSQLGNCNSNHLCQSSNLSMPSAQSLHIKSEPVSPPRDRTSSTPLCYGIHQQHNPSSRQDSGHSPVDSLSSCSSSHEGSDRDEHRNEFHSPLGLSRPAMDERESPSVKRVRLSEGWAT
- the LOC139545742 gene encoding myocyte-specific enhancer factor 2C-like isoform X11, translating into MGRKKIQITRIMDERNRQVTFTKRKFGLMKKAYELSVLCDCEIALIIFNSTNKLFQYASTDMDKVLLKYTEYNEPHESRTNSDIVEALSKKENKGGESPELESALTLTPRTEEKYKQINEEFDHMIKTYKIPGVPPSNYEMPVSIPVSNQNSLIYSHPGGSLGNHNLLPLAQHMQRTSMSPGVTHRPASAGGLMGADLTTGAVTSAGNGYGNHHRNSPGLLASPGSMNKSMQAKSPPPMNLGMNNRKPDLRVLIPPGAKNNMPSMNQRINNSQSAQSLATPVVSVATPTLPGQGMGGYPSAISTSYGTEYSLSSADLSSLSGFNSGSSLHLGSMSGWQQQHLQNMQHSALSQLGNCNSNHLCQSSNLSMPSAQSLHIKSEPVSPPRDRTSSTPLCYGIHQQHNPSSRQDSGHSPVDSLSSCSSSHEGSDRDEHRNEFHSPLGLSRPAMDERESPSVKRVRLSEGWAT
- the LOC139545742 gene encoding myocyte-specific enhancer factor 2C-like isoform X5, with protein sequence MGRKKIQITRIMDERNRQVTFTKRKFGLMKKAYELSVLCDCEIALIIFNSTNKLFQYASTDMDKVLLKYTEYNEPHESRTNSDIVETLRKKGLNGCDSPDPDADDSVGHSPESEDKYRKINEDIDLMISRQRLCQGVPPSNYEMPVSIPVSNQNSLIYSHPGGSLGNHNLLPLAQHMQRTSMSPGVTHRPASAGGLMGADLTTGAVTSAGNGYGNHHRNSPGLLASPGSMNKSMQAKSPPPMNLGMNNRKPDLRVLIPPGAKNNMPSMNQRINNSQSAQSLATPVVSVATPTLPGQGMGGYPSAISTSYGTEYSLSSADLSSLSGFNSGSSLHLGSMSGWQQQHLQNMQHSALSQLGNCNSNHLCQSSNLSMPSAQSLHIKSEPVSPPRDRTSSTPLCYGIHQQHNPSSRQDSGHSPVDSLSSCSSSHEGSDRDEHRNEFHSPLGLSRPAMDERESPSVKRVRLSEGWAT
- the LOC139545742 gene encoding myocyte-specific enhancer factor 2C-like isoform X10, with translation MGRKKIQITRIMDERNRQVTFTKRKFGLMKKAYELSVLCDCEIALIIFNSTNKLFQYASTDMDKVLLKYTEYNEPHESRTNSDIVETLRKKGLNGCDSPDPDADDSVGHSPESEDKYRKINEDIDLMISRQRLCALSKKENKGGESPELESALTLTPRTEEKYKQINEEFDHMIKTYKIPQGVPPSNYEMPVSIPVSNQNSLIYSHPGGSLGNHNLLPLAQHMQRTSMSPGVTHRPASAGGLMGADLTTGAVTSAGNGYGNHHRNSPGLLASPGSMNKSMQAKSPPPMNLGMNNRKPDLRVLIPPGAKNNMPSMNQRINNSQSAQSLATPVVSVATPTLPGQGMGGYPSAISTSYGTEYSLSSADLSSLSGFNSGSSLHLGSMSGWQQQHLQNMQHSALSQLGNCNSNHLCQSSNLSMPSAQSLHIKSEPVSPPRDRTSSTPLCYGIHQQHNPSSRQDSGHSPVDSLSSCSSSHEGSDRDEHRNEFHSPLGLSRPAMDERESPSVKRVRLSEGWAT
- the LOC139545742 gene encoding myocyte-specific enhancer factor 2C-like isoform X6, whose protein sequence is MGRKKIQITRIMDERNRQVTFTKRKFGLMKKAYELSVLCDCEIALIIFNSTNKLFQYASTDMDKVLLKYTEYNEPHESRTNSDIVETLRKKGLNGCDSPDPDADDSVGHSPESEDKYRKINEDIDLMISRQRLCGVPPSNYEMPVSIPVSNQNSLIYSHPGGSLGNHNLLPLAQHMQRTSMSPGVTHRPASAGGLMGADLTTGAVTSAGNGYGNHHRNSPGLLASPGSMNKSMQAKSPPPMNLGMNNRKPDLRVLIPPGAKNNMPSMNQRINNSQSAQSLATPVVSVATPTLPGQGMGGYPSAISTSYGTEYSLSSADLSSLSGFNSGSSLHLGSMSGWQQQHLQNMQHSALSQLGNCNSNHLCQSSNLSMPSAQSLHIKSEPVSPPRDRTSSTPLCYGIHQQHNPSSRQDSGHSPVDSLSSCSSSHEGSDRDEHRNEFHSPLGLSRPAMDERESPSVKRVRLSEGWAT